AAGAAGCTCGCCAAGCGACGCGAACCCATCACCGGCGTCAGCGAGTTCCCGCTGCTCGCCGAGAAGCCGGTGGAGCGCGAGCCCGCGCCCGAGCCGCCGTCCGGCGGTCTGCCCCGGGTGCGCCGGGACGAGGCGTACGAGGAGCTGCGCGCCCGCTCCGACGCCCATCTCGCGGCGACCGGCGCCCGTCCCCGGATCTTCCTCGCGACGCTGGGCCCGGCCGCCGCGTACACCGCGCGCGCCACCTTCGCGGCGAACCTCTTCCAGGCCGGCGGCATCGAGCCGGTGACCGAGGGGACCTTCGCGGACAGCGGCGCCACCGAGGCCGTGCTGTGCTCCAGCGACGCCCTGTACGCCGAACAGGCCGAGCAGACCGCCGAGTCCCTGCGCGCGGCGGGCGCCCGCCATGTGGTCCTCGCGGGCCGGGGCGAGTACGCCGGCATCGACTCGTACGTCTTCGCGGGCTGCGACGCCATCGACGTCCTGTCCGCGACCCTCGACCGCATGGGAGTGTCCTGATGGGAATCCCCGACTTCTCCGGCATCGAGCTGGGGACACCGGCCGCCGACGGCAGTGCCGATCAGTGGCGTGCGGCCGTCAAGCGGGCGACCGGGAGCGAAGGGCCGCTGTGGGAGACCCCGGAGGGCATCGGGGTCAAGCCGCTGTACACCGGCCGTGACCTGGAGGGCCTGGACTTCCTGGGCACCTACCCGGGCATCGCGCCGTATCTGCGCGGCCCGTACCCGACGATGTACGTCAACCAGCCCTGGACGATCCGCCAGTACGCGGGCTTCTCCACCGCCGAGGAGTCCAACGCCTTCTACCGGCGCAACCTGGCGGCCGGCCAGAAGGGCCTGTCGGTCGCCTTCGACCTGCCCACGCACCGGGGGTACGACAGCGACCACCCGCGCGTGACCGGCGACGTCGGCATGGCCGGCGTGGCCATCGACTCGATCTACGACATGCGGCAGCTGTTCGACGGGATCCCCCTCGACAGGATGACCGTGTCGATGACGATGAACGGCGCCGTGCTGCCGGTGCTGGCGCTGTACATCGTGGCTGCGGAGGAACAGGGCGTACCGCCCGAGAAGCTGGCCGGAACCATTCAGAACGACATTCTGAAGGAGTTCATGGTCCGCAACACCTACATCTATCCACCGAAGCCGTCGATGCGGATCATCTCCGACATCTTCGCGTACACCTCGCAGCGGATGCCCCGCTACAACTCGATCTCCATCTCCGGGTACCACATCCAGGAGGCGGGCGCGACGGCCGACCTGGAGCTGGCGTACACCCTCGCGGACGGCGTCGAGTACATCCGGGCGGGCCGGGAAGCGGGCCTGGACGTGGACGCGTTCGCACCGCGCCTGTCCTTCTTCTGGGCGATCGGCATGAACTTCTTCATGGAGGTCGCCAAGTTGCGGGCGGCGCGCCTGCTGTGGGCCAAGCTGGTCAGCCAGTTCGAGCCGAAGAACACCAAGTCCCTCTCCCTGCGCACCCATTCGCAGACCTCGGGCTGGTCGCTGACCGCGCAGGACGTCTTCAACAACGTCACGCGTACGGCCGTGGAGGCGATGGCCGCGACCCAGGGCCACACCCAGTCGCTGCACACCAACGCCCTCGACGAGGCGCTCGCGCTGCCGACCGACTTCTCGGCGCGCATCGCCCGCAACACCCAGCTGCTCATCCAGCAGGAGTCGGGCACCACCCGGGTCATCGACCCGTGGGGCGGCAGCGCGTACGTGGAGAAGCTGACGTACGACCTCGCGCGCAAGGCCTGGGCGCACATCCAGGAGGTCGAGCAGGCGGGCGGCATGGCGCAGGCCATCGACGCCGGCATCCCCAAGCTGCGCGTGGAGGAGGCCGCGGCCCGCACGCAGGCGCGGATCGACTCGGGGCGGCAGCCGGTGAT
Above is a genomic segment from Streptomyces fodineus containing:
- the scpA gene encoding methylmalonyl-CoA mutase: MGIPDFSGIELGTPAADGSADQWRAAVKRATGSEGPLWETPEGIGVKPLYTGRDLEGLDFLGTYPGIAPYLRGPYPTMYVNQPWTIRQYAGFSTAEESNAFYRRNLAAGQKGLSVAFDLPTHRGYDSDHPRVTGDVGMAGVAIDSIYDMRQLFDGIPLDRMTVSMTMNGAVLPVLALYIVAAEEQGVPPEKLAGTIQNDILKEFMVRNTYIYPPKPSMRIISDIFAYTSQRMPRYNSISISGYHIQEAGATADLELAYTLADGVEYIRAGREAGLDVDAFAPRLSFFWAIGMNFFMEVAKLRAARLLWAKLVSQFEPKNTKSLSLRTHSQTSGWSLTAQDVFNNVTRTAVEAMAATQGHTQSLHTNALDEALALPTDFSARIARNTQLLIQQESGTTRVIDPWGGSAYVEKLTYDLARKAWAHIQEVEQAGGMAQAIDAGIPKLRVEEAAARTQARIDSGRQPVIGVNKYRVENDEAIEVLKVDNSAVRAQQIDKLRRLRAERDEQACRDALDALTRAADGKENLLELAVHAARAKATVGEISDALEKVYGRHASQIRTISGVYRNEAGQSPNVDRTRALVDAFEEAEGRRPRILVAKMGQDGHDRGQKVIATGFADLGFDVDVGPLFQTPEEVARQAVEADVHVVGVSSLAAGHLTLVPALREKLAEEGREDIMIVVGGVIPPQDVPTLLEMGAADVFGPGTVIPDAAYDLVQRLAADLGHEL